Below is a window of Halobaculum lipolyticum DNA.
GCTGCTCGCCGTGTTCGCGGCCATCGTCGGCGACTTCTACGCCCGCGCGCTCGTCAACCTCGTCCGCTACCACAGCGACGCGTGGAAACGCGTCGCCCGCGAGTCGGGAGTCGGCGCGTCCGCGGACGCCGACGCGGACTGACCGACCGACTCGCAGCGACAGACCCTGACCGACTGAACCCGACTCGCAGCGACAGACCCAGACCGACACCCGACTCCCCACTCGGCAGCGACCGACCGCAGACCCCGGCAGCGACGGCGGCGTATTGAAGCCTTTATGCACCACGCCATGCCACGTCGAAACATGAGCAAGGCGACGAAGATCGTGCTCGGTACCGTCGGCGTGTCGACCGTCCTCGCGGTCGGCATCATCCTCGTTCTCGCGTTCGGGTAGATGGCCGGCTTCGAGCGCCGCACGCTCCCCGACCACGTCGAGGCGGTCCGCGAGGCGTACGCCCCCGACAGCGTCGTCCTCGACGCCGCGGCGGACTTCGAGACGCTCCCGCCGGAGACCGCCGAGGAACTCGGACTCCTCGTTGACGCGCTCGACCCGGCGGCGTACCCGACCGAGTGGCTCCCGGCGGACGCCCCGACCCAGCTCCGCCGGTACGCCGGCTCCGACTTCACCATCGGGATGCCCGGCGACGGCACCGTCGTCTGGACTCGCCAGACCGAGCCGCCGGTCGTGATCGCGAAACAGCGCGCCGAGGGCACTCCCGAGGACTTCCTCGGGTTCCTGTTCGCGGAGGCGTTCGTGGAACTGTCGCTGGACGTCCCCGAACAGTTCCTCCCCTTCTTCGGCGAGGCGTACCGCGACCTCGACGCCGCGACGCCGCTCGGGCCGAACGAGACGTACCAACTGGCGGCCGCGCTGTTCGACGCGTGGGTCGGGCTGCACGGCCGCGAGCAGTTCCGCGGCTGGGGGGACCACGACGGCGACGAGCACCACCCCGAGGTCCACGACGCGTGGGTCGACGCGGGCGAGCGACTGGTCGACCGACTCGAGGGGCTTTCTGCGGACGTCGCCACCGGGAGCCTCTCGTTCACCGCGGCCACGGAGTACGCCTGCGCCGCCGTGAAACACGACCTCGACCTCCCGGCGCCGTTCTCCGCCCTCGACACCGCGGCCTACCGTGACCACGGTCCCGACTACGCGGTGCGGTGGGCCGAGAAGACGTTCGAGAAACTGGCGGAGTAGCGGTCCGCGAAGCCGACGACCGACGCGTCGGGCGGCGCCGGTGGGCGCCGGTGGGCGCCTTCGGGGCGTCGGCACGGACGACGCGGCGGCGCGGACGAGGCGTCCTCGTCGTGGGCCGCGACTACTCGTCGTCCAGGTCGACCGTCACCGTGATCTCGCCGTCCTGATCGAGGTCGATCACGACGTCGAACAGCGACCGGAACCGGTCGAGCGTCGCCTCGTCGTGGACCTCGTGGGAGAGGTGGAACAGGCCGACGGCCTCGTGTTCGTCGAGCAGGTCGAGCATCTCCACGGTGGCGTCGTACACGCCGTCGACGTCGGCGTAGTAGGCCAACTCGGTGAGCGAGTCGACGCTGACGCGCCGTTTGCCGGCGTGGGAGGCGAGGAACGCCTCGACCTGCGCGACGACGCCGTCGAGGTCGTCGGGCGCGGAGACGTAGTGGAAGTGGTCGGGCCTGCGCCGCGAGTAGCCGCGCTCGACGGAGATGGTGTCGAGGATCTCCGCGCGCGACTCGTCGACTTCGTAGTGTTCGAGTTTCTGCTCGACCTCCCGGGCGGTGGTTCGGGTGGAGACGACGAGGAAGTTGTCCGTGTCGGCTTTCAGGAAGTCCGTGTCGACGCGGTCGGTCTCGCCGATGCTCGGGTGGAGCAGGAGTACTCCCGTCCCGCCGGGGACGGTGGTGTCGACGTCGCCGACGGCGAGCGTGTAGTCCATGGTACCGACAGCGCCCGCTCGGACTTAAATTCCGTTGCGGGGGAGCCGGGGGACGACGGCGGGGCGCCGCCGGCGTCGCTCGGCCGCCTCAGAACTCCTCTTGGACGATCTCCAGTACCTCCTCGCGGTCGTCCCACGCGACGAAGATGGCGACGGAGGTGGCGGAGGTGATGATGTCCTGGACGGTGATGCCGGCCTCGGCGATGGGACCGACGATGTCGGAGACGACGCCGGGGCGGTTCGGCAGTTCCCCGCCCATGACGCGGACGACGGCGTAGCCGCCCTCGGTGGACACCGACGACAGCGAGCCGTCGCCGACGACGACCTCGTCGTGGAGGGCCGCCTCCGCGCGTTCGGCGGCGTCGGTGTCGACGTAGAAGGTGACCGAGTCCATCCCGGAGGCGACGGCGTCGATGTTGATCCCCGCCTCCCGGAGCGCCTCCGAGAGGTCCGCGAGGATCCCCGGGCGGTTGCGGATCGCGCGCCCGGCGACCGTGATACACGACAGTTCGTCCTCCCGCATGTCGATGAGGTTCTCGAAGCTCCCCTCGATGCGGGTGCCGCCGCCGAGCAGGTCGCCGTGTTGGTAGTGGACGACGCGGACGTCGAGTCCCTCGTCTTTGTACACGAGCGCGCTCGGCGCGATCACCTCGGCGCCGCGGAACGAGAGGTTCCGCAGTTCGTCGACGGTGATGCGGGCGACGTTGCGCGCGCCCTCGACGACGTGGGGGTCGCCGGTCATGACGCCCTCGACGTCGGTGACGATCACGACCTCGTCGGCGTCCATGTACTTCCCGAGCATCACGGCGGTCGTGTCGGAGCCGCCGCGGCCGAGCGTCGTCACCTCGCCGTCGAGCGTCTGCGCGAGAAAGCCCGTGATCACGGGGACGACGCCGTCCATCTTCGCCGCGAGTTCGGCGGCGCGTCGCTTCGTCGCCTCCACGTCGACCTCGCCGACCTCGTTGGTGATGACGGGCCAGCCGTCGACGCCCGGTTCGAGGAACACCGCGTTGACGCCGCGGGCGGCCAGCGCCGCCTTCAGCATCCGGACGGAGGTGCGCTCGCCCATCGAGACGATCTGTGCGCGGTCCTTGTCGTCGATCTCGAAGGTGATCTCGTCGAGCAGGTCGTCGGTGGTCGACCCCATCGCGCTGGCGACGACGGCGATCTCGTGGCCCTCCTCGACGGCGGCGGCGATCGAGTCGGCCGCGCGTTCGACGCGGTCGCCCGAGCCGAGCGAGGTTCCGCCGAACTTCGCGACGACGCGCACTACGCCACCCCGTGTACGGCCGGTGGACGAACGTGAGATTCTCGGTGATTCATGCCGCCGGATAACACGGGTCGCTGTTTAACCCTGTCCTCTCTCGCAATGGTCGCCGCCGTGCCGTCGGCCGACACGTCACCCGGGCGGGTCCGCGGACCGCCTCTCTTCACCCGTCCCACCCACCTCATCCCACCTCACCCCCACCCCACCCCGCCCCGTCCCGTCCGGTGACGCTCCGTCCCGCCGCGACGGCGACCGCCTGTCACGGGGTGTTTTTATGCACGCCCGGACACGGGCGGGTATGGTCGGACGTAGCAGGCGGTTCGCCCTCGCCGACACCGCCCAGCAGGTCGTCGGCGGGTTCCTGCTGGCGGGTCCGTTCGTCGTCACCGACGAGGTGTGGGCGCTCGCCGTCGGGATGGAGTGGTATCAGGCGGTGACGACCGCCGTCATCGTGCTCCTCGTCGGCTACGGCGCCCTCTACAAGGCCGACGACGACCGCGACCCCGACCGGGAGGCGGAGGTCGGCGGCGTCCCGCTGCGGTTCGTCTCGCTCATCGCCGTCTCGTACCTCTCGGTGGCGATCCTCGCGCTGTCGTTCGACGCGCCGGCGACGCTCATCCCGAACCACGTCGAGCCGCCCGTGCCGATGCGCGACCAGGTGTACATCACGCTGAAGGCGATGAGCGTCGGCGCCGTCTTCTCGGTCATCGGCGCGGCGACGGCCGACTCGGTGTTCTGAACGCGCTCGGCGGCTCCCCGGCTCGTCGTCTCCGACGCCCGCTCACGGTCACTCGCCCTCGAACAGCCGGCTCCCGATCCGCTCGGGCAAGCCCGCGTCCGCGACCGCCTCGGCGACGCGCTCGACGTCGTACCCGACGCGCCGCTCCTCGACTTCTCGTTCCGCCACGTCGAGCACGGCGTACGCCGCCCGCGGGTCGCCGTCGCGGGGCTGGCCGACGCTCCCGGGGTTGACGACGACGCCCTCGTCGAACGTCCGGTGTCCCTGCACGTGGGTGTGGCCGAGCACCAGCGCGTCGACCCCGCCGTCGACGCCGGGGTCGACGCCGAGGCGGTCGGCCGCCCGCTCGATCAGGTCGCCGGAGAAGTCGTCCGGGTACGTGTAGCGGTCGCGGTCGTCCGGGTGGCCGTGGGCGACGGCGACGCGGCCGTCCGCGACGAGGCGACGGTCGGGGAGCGCCGCGAGCCACGCGAGCGCGTCGTCGTCCAAGGCCTCGCGGGCGTACGTCACCCCCGCGTCCGCCATCGCGTTGAACCGGAACCCGGTGCCGTCGGCGACCGCGCGGTCGTGGTTACCCGACACCGTGGTCACGTCGCGCTCGCGCAGCGTCGCGACGCACTCGGCGGGCCACGGGCCGTAGCCGACGACGTCGCCGGCGCAGACGAGCGCGTCCACCGGGGGCATGTCCTCGAGCACCGCCGCCAGCGCGATCCGGTTGCCGTGGACGTCCGAGAGCAGTCCGAGTCGCATACCCGGGGTGACGGTCGCGGGCGGGTTACGTCCGGCGGCGGTCGGGCCGCTCCGGCTCGATCCCGTTCACTCGTCCTCGCTCGGCGCGCTTCCGTGGCGGAGCGGCACGGCGACCGCTCCGCCGTCAGTCCGAGGACGCGGTCGCTCGCTCCCGCTCGCTCACTCGTCCTCGCTCGGTCTCCGGGCGGCTCGCCCGCACGCTCGCCGCCGTCGATACGGGGAGGTCACCTCACTCCGTTCGGATCACTCCTCGTCGGTGTTCTGTACCCCGAACCCGACCCCGCCGTCGCCGACGTGGACGCCCGCCGCACAGACGGCGTGCTCGAAGTCGAGTCCGTAGACGGTGCGCGCGGCCGCCACCGCCGTCCGCGGCTCGAACTCGAAGGGCCGCGGCTCGTTCTCCTCGTACGTCGCGACGAGGTGCGGTTCGTCGACCTCCCGCACGAGCAGCGCGTCGCGGCGGACGACGCCGAGGTAGGCGGCGTCGTGCTCGACGACCCCGGCGACGCGCGGGGTGTCGTAGTCGTCCTTCTCGTAGTCCATCGCGTGGAGCGCCTCGACGAGCGCGTCCCGCGCGGGGTAGCCGCGGTCGTACTTCTCGGCGATCGGGTCGACGTGCGAGCCGTTGCCGATCACGGCCCCGTCGCCGGCCACCCGGGCGCAGTTGTACGACACGTACGGGTTGTCCGTCTCCGCGGCCGCCGCGGTCGGCACGACCGTCAGCGTGTCGTCGCCGCGCCGCGTCACCTGCCGGTTCGGGAACGACCGCGAGGAGACGCGGTAGGCGCCCACTTTCGGTCCGACCACGACGAATCGTCCGATGTACATACACGAGTGTGGATACTACTCCGCCAAGTAGGTAGTGATCTATACACGTGTGAGCGAATCCGTCCCGTGTGTCGCGGTTCCGGCGCCGACTGAACACCCGTTCAAAAAGCTTATCGGGGTTTCCTCCCTGTGTCCCGGCAGTACCCGTGTCCACTTCAACTCCAGCCGCCGCGTTCGTCTGTGCCCTCCTCGTCGTCGGGGGTGTCGCGGCCGTCGCGGCGCCCGCCGGCGCCGACGCGTTCGTGACGATGCGGACCGACGTCTCCACCGAGGACCCCGTCCCCGACGAGCCGTTCACGGTCACGACCACCATCGCCAACGACGACGCCGGCGACGACACCTACCGGCTCACCGACCTGTCGGTCGCGGAAGTCCCCGACGCGAACTACGACGAGGACGACGAGGAACTGGCGGTCCTCGACGTCTCGGACGACCTCCGTCCCGGGAGCGAGCGCGCCTACGACCTGAACGTCACGCTGGAGGACGTCGGCGAACAGACCGTGTACGTCCACGCCGTGTTCCTCGGTCCGCGTGCCGACCGCAAGCGGGTCGTCCAGCCGGTGACCGTCGACGTCGAGGAGCCGAACCCGCAGTTGGAACTCGACGTGACCGACGCCGTCGTCGGCGCCGAGCGGACGGTGAACGTCACCGTCGCCAACGGGCTGGAGTCGACCGTGCGCCAACTCGACGTGCGCGTCGCCACCGACACCGACGCGCTGACGTTCCGCACGCGGGGCCGCGTGCGGTCGACGCTCCCGGGCGCGGAGACCGCCGTCTTCTCGTTCCCGGTGCGGGCGACCGAAGCCGGCCAGTTCCCGGTGACCGTCGAACTCAGCTACAGCCTCGACGGCGACCGCCGCAGCGTGACCCGGACGTTCGCCGCCGACTTCTCCGAGCCGCAGAACCCCGGCCGCGTCCG
It encodes the following:
- a CDS encoding DUF7089 family protein; the protein is MAGFERRTLPDHVEAVREAYAPDSVVLDAAADFETLPPETAEELGLLVDALDPAAYPTEWLPADAPTQLRRYAGSDFTIGMPGDGTVVWTRQTEPPVVIAKQRAEGTPEDFLGFLFAEAFVELSLDVPEQFLPFFGEAYRDLDAATPLGPNETYQLAAALFDAWVGLHGREQFRGWGDHDGDEHHPEVHDAWVDAGERLVDRLEGLSADVATGSLSFTAATEYACAAVKHDLDLPAPFSALDTAAYRDHGPDYAVRWAEKTFEKLAE
- a CDS encoding DUF7090 family protein, whose protein sequence is MDYTLAVGDVDTTVPGGTGVLLLHPSIGETDRVDTDFLKADTDNFLVVSTRTTAREVEQKLEHYEVDESRAEILDTISVERGYSRRRPDHFHYVSAPDDLDGVVAQVEAFLASHAGKRRVSVDSLTELAYYADVDGVYDATVEMLDLLDEHEAVGLFHLSHEVHDEATLDRFRSLFDVVIDLDQDGEITVTVDLDDE
- a CDS encoding aspartate kinase; the protein is MRVVAKFGGTSLGSGDRVERAADSIAAAVEEGHEIAVVASAMGSTTDDLLDEITFEIDDKDRAQIVSMGERTSVRMLKAALAARGVNAVFLEPGVDGWPVITNEVGEVDVEATKRRAAELAAKMDGVVPVITGFLAQTLDGEVTTLGRGGSDTTAVMLGKYMDADEVVIVTDVEGVMTGDPHVVEGARNVARITVDELRNLSFRGAEVIAPSALVYKDEGLDVRVVHYQHGDLLGGGTRIEGSFENLIDMREDELSCITVAGRAIRNRPGILADLSEALREAGINIDAVASGMDSVTFYVDTDAAERAEAALHDEVVVGDGSLSSVSTEGGYAVVRVMGGELPNRPGVVSDIVGPIAEAGITVQDIITSATSVAIFVAWDDREEVLEIVQEEF
- a CDS encoding DUF2391 family protein; the protein is MVGRSRRFALADTAQQVVGGFLLAGPFVVTDEVWALAVGMEWYQAVTTAVIVLLVGYGALYKADDDRDPDREAEVGGVPLRFVSLIAVSYLSVAILALSFDAPATLIPNHVEPPVPMRDQVYITLKAMSVGAVFSVIGAATADSVF
- a CDS encoding metallophosphoesterase family protein, whose translation is MRLGLLSDVHGNRIALAAVLEDMPPVDALVCAGDVVGYGPWPAECVATLRERDVTTVSGNHDRAVADGTGFRFNAMADAGVTYAREALDDDALAWLAALPDRRLVADGRVAVAHGHPDDRDRYTYPDDFSGDLIERAADRLGVDPGVDGGVDALVLGHTHVQGHRTFDEGVVVNPGSVGQPRDGDPRAAYAVLDVAEREVEERRVGYDVERVAEAVADAGLPERIGSRLFEGE
- a CDS encoding IMP cyclohydrolase, producing MYIGRFVVVGPKVGAYRVSSRSFPNRQVTRRGDDTLTVVPTAAAAETDNPYVSYNCARVAGDGAVIGNGSHVDPIAEKYDRGYPARDALVEALHAMDYEKDDYDTPRVAGVVEHDAAYLGVVRRDALLVREVDEPHLVATYEENEPRPFEFEPRTAVAAARTVYGLDFEHAVCAAGVHVGDGGVGFGVQNTDEE